The following coding sequences lie in one Miscanthus floridulus cultivar M001 chromosome 9, ASM1932011v1, whole genome shotgun sequence genomic window:
- the LOC136481183 gene encoding protein DMP3-like, translating into MADTPSSNQSDDHEKKPLTSLDKPTSVVRTPGPNPSNDSNKKRPIFDKTLGTAAGLSKLLPTGTTLAFQTMAPSFTRGGACVDHDVNFAFTCGLIIFLTLLSAALNFTDSVTGMDGKTTHYGVVTSKSLRLFNGRDLVRQSKVDKAELRKRKRRQEDALHAVVSAAVFLALAFCDAGVQGCLLKKKSRPWKDFFNHLPLAVGFLATFLFIVFPTTRKGIGEDGAWSAAAADGLGDSGSDEANKKKEFEKRRAKTLLGAAATLSKLLPTGTTLAFQTMAPSFTNGGDCSGHRVNYAFTWGLIGFLALLCAALSFTDSVTDQEHHTHYGLATCNGFWLFNRRKRKDFARNRLGETAGNKEDQGA; encoded by the coding sequence ATGgcggacactcctagctctaacCAGTCCGATGACCACGAGAAGAAACCGCTGACGAGCTTAGACAAGCCGACGTCGGTCGTGCGCACTCCGGGCCCTAACCCGTCCAATGACTCCAATAAGAAACGGCCAATCTTCGACAAGACGCTGGGCACGGCGGCGGGGCTGTCGAAGCTCCTGCCGACGGGCACCACGCTGGCGTTCCAGACGATGGCGCCGTCCTTCACCAGGGGCGGCGCGTGCGTCGACCACGACGTCAACTTCGCCTTCACCTGCGGGCTTATCATCTTCCTCACGCTGCTCTCCGCGGCGCTCAACTTCACCGACAGCGTCACCGGCATGGACGGCAAAACCACCCACTACGGGGTGGTCACTTCCAAGAGCTTGAGGCTCTTCAACGGCCGGGATCTCGTCAGGCAGTCCAAGGTCGACAAGGCCGAGCTGAGGAAACGGAAGCGGAGGCAAGAGGACGCCCTGCACGCCGTCGTCAGCGCCGCCGTGTTCCTGGCGCTGGCCTTCTGCGACGCCGGCGTGCAGGGGTGCCTGCTCAAGAAGAAGTCGCGGCCGTGGAAGGATTTCTTCAACCACCTGCCGCTAGCCGTTGGGTTCCTCGCCACCTTCCTGTTTATCGTCTTCCCTACCACCAGGAAGGGCATCGGCGAGGACGGCGCTTGGAGCGCGGCGGCCGCGGATGGGCTTGGCGACTCCGGCTCCGATGAGGCTAATAAAAAGAAAGAGTTTGAGAAGCGCAGGGCCAAGACTCTGCTGGGGGCGGCGGCGACGCTGTCGAAGCTCCTGCCGACCGGCACCACGCTGGCGTTCCAGACGATGGCGCCGTCCTTCACCAACGGCGGTGACTGCTCCGGCCACCGCGTCAACTACGCCTTCACCTGGGGGCTCATCGGCTTCCTCGCCCTGTTGTGCGCGGCGCTCAGCTTCACCGACAGCGTCACCGACCAGGAACACCACACCCACTATGGGCTGGCCACCTGCAACGGCTTCTGGCTCTTCAACCGCAGGAAACGAAAGGACTTTGCCAGGAATCGACTGGGGGAAACTGCAGGAAACAAAGAGGATCAGGGCGCGTGA